From a region of the Myxococcus stipitatus genome:
- a CDS encoding TAXI family TRAP transporter solute-binding subunit, whose amino-acid sequence MTADSLKAQLRRTLRRDLWFTLAPAILLVGVAFAATFYFIKPAPPKTVVLALSPDEGGFRFYARKYQEFLKKHGITLELRNTTGSIENVKLLADEASGVDVAFVQSGTAGGDQAQGVVSLGSLSYVPLWVFYRGDVIDDVRELKGRRIAVGTEGSGTRALALALLEANKVSEAPTQLLPLEREAAIDQLKQGQVDAVFLISPAESPIIKRLAAAPGIRLLSFARGEAYARRFTYLSRKVLPRGVFDLAADLPSQDVVVLTPTANLMARESLHPALAYLLMRAASEVHGSAGLLDGAGEFPAPRETGFPLSSEAERYYEAGVPLLQRYLPFWAANLVDRLWVMLVPIIAIVVPLFRAVPAVYQWRIRSRIVRWYARLKEIEIQLDENPGPEMLEDMLRRLEEAEREVNRIPMPLAYAENLYFFREHIEVVRRRLSRRLTGGDHREGHPHHASA is encoded by the coding sequence ATGACGGCGGATTCCTTGAAGGCCCAGCTCCGGCGCACGCTGCGGCGTGATTTGTGGTTCACGCTCGCGCCCGCGATTCTCCTCGTCGGCGTCGCGTTCGCCGCGACCTTCTACTTCATCAAGCCCGCGCCTCCGAAGACGGTGGTGCTGGCGTTGTCCCCGGACGAGGGCGGGTTCCGCTTCTACGCGCGCAAGTACCAGGAGTTCCTCAAGAAGCACGGCATCACCCTGGAGCTGCGCAACACCACCGGCTCCATCGAGAACGTGAAGCTGCTGGCCGACGAGGCGTCGGGGGTGGACGTGGCCTTCGTGCAGAGCGGCACGGCGGGAGGCGACCAGGCGCAGGGCGTGGTGTCCCTGGGCAGCCTGTCGTACGTACCGCTCTGGGTCTTCTACCGGGGCGACGTCATCGACGACGTGCGCGAGCTGAAGGGCCGGCGCATCGCGGTGGGCACGGAAGGCAGCGGCACCCGCGCGCTCGCGCTCGCGCTGCTGGAGGCCAACAAGGTCAGCGAGGCGCCCACGCAGCTGCTCCCCCTGGAGCGCGAGGCCGCCATCGACCAGCTCAAGCAGGGGCAGGTCGACGCCGTCTTCCTCATCTCGCCGGCGGAGTCCCCCATCATCAAGCGGCTGGCGGCGGCGCCCGGCATTCGGCTGCTGAGCTTCGCGCGGGGCGAGGCGTACGCGCGGCGCTTCACGTATCTGTCGCGCAAGGTGCTGCCTCGGGGCGTGTTCGACCTGGCCGCGGACCTCCCCTCCCAGGACGTGGTGGTGCTCACGCCGACCGCGAACCTGATGGCGCGCGAGTCGTTGCACCCCGCGCTCGCCTATCTCCTCATGCGCGCGGCCAGCGAGGTCCATGGCAGCGCCGGGCTGCTCGACGGCGCCGGCGAGTTCCCCGCGCCGCGCGAGACGGGCTTCCCGCTCAGCAGCGAGGCGGAGCGCTACTACGAAGCGGGCGTGCCGCTGCTCCAGCGCTACCTGCCATTCTGGGCCGCCAACCTGGTGGACCGGCTGTGGGTGATGCTCGTGCCCATCATCGCCATCGTGGTCCCCCTCTTCCGCGCGGTGCCCGCCGTGTACCAGTGGCGCATCCGCTCGCGCATCGTCCGCTGGTACGCGCGGCTCAAGGAGATCGAAATCCAGCTCGACGAGAACCCCGGGCCGGAGATGCTCGAGGACATGCTGCGGCGGCTGGAAGAGGCGGAGCGCGAGGTCAACCGCATCCCCATGCCCCTGGCCTACGCGGAGAACCTCTACTTCTTCCGCGAGCACATCGAGGTCGTCCGGCGACGGCTCAGCCGCCGACTGACTGGCGGCGACCACCGCGAGGGCCACCCGCATCACGCGAGCGCCTGA
- a CDS encoding RNA polymerase sigma factor, with protein MSVRAPIDLPPPGFWKLWLDHQPRLRARSLRHMRGHRPDAEEALGTTLLRAAAAFPRAPSALRDPEAWLTRILLNACADQYRLRSRHVLHAEAGTDALLGDTGAPCPSPSPEQRVLEQERASLLRRHVARLPDPLKAVCRLRLEDELDGASLARELGLTHVNARRRLMRATQVLRRALGPPEAPRARPQALA; from the coding sequence GTGAGCGTCAGAGCCCCCATCGACCTGCCCCCTCCCGGCTTCTGGAAGCTGTGGCTGGACCACCAACCGCGGCTGCGCGCCCGGAGCCTGCGCCACATGCGAGGCCATCGCCCCGACGCCGAGGAAGCGCTGGGCACGACCCTCTTGAGGGCCGCCGCCGCGTTTCCGCGCGCGCCCTCCGCCCTGCGCGACCCCGAGGCGTGGCTGACGCGCATCCTCCTCAACGCCTGCGCGGACCAGTACCGGCTGCGCTCGCGCCACGTGCTCCACGCCGAGGCGGGGACCGACGCGCTCCTCGGAGACACGGGCGCCCCGTGTCCCTCGCCCTCACCGGAGCAACGGGTGCTGGAGCAGGAGCGCGCCTCCCTGTTGAGGCGCCACGTCGCCAGGTTGCCCGACCCGCTCAAGGCCGTGTGCAGGCTGCGCCTCGAGGACGAGCTCGATGGCGCCAGCCTCGCACGGGAGCTGGGCCTCACCCACGTCAACGCCCGGCGGCGGCTGATGCGCGCCACGCAGGTGCTGCGACGCGCGCTCGGGCCTCCGGAGGCGCCGCGCGCCCGCCCTCAGGCGCTCGCGTGA
- a CDS encoding sigma 54-interacting transcriptional regulator, which yields MKPRPLDDVSTASPRRQGGESQAAVFVPALTIVSHPLASRVGERFVLDLLARGREVPVSRNAPLFTQVGELVGRPLADPFVSRKPLRFLPRPDGGVRLEGDADGTRVVAGGMAGVSWDFRPDVLAAGVTLELAGRVVLLLHRVALDESRLEDPLGMVGQSSALHRVRARVRQVADLDVPVLIRGETGTGKELVARALHLRSSRRDRPFVSVNLGTLARELASAELFGAQRGAYTGASRSREGFFRAARGGTLFLDEVGEASSEVQVALLRVLETGEMFPVGAHAPIATDVRLVAATDAPLEDLIAQGRFRAPLLHRLSGYTLHVPPLRERREDILPLFHHFARRELEAVGEAERLEPRDPYAEPWLPAPLAIRLVRHDWPGNVRQLRNVARQLVISSRGLPRLQVDAALESELAPRREEEAMAPSLLSRRRPSEVSESELLAALRECAWDLKATAERLGITRASLYNLVDRSPDVRTVKDLGADEITRCFHACGGDLDAMVRHLEVSRRALQRRVRELGLEAHES from the coding sequence ATGAAACCCAGACCCCTCGACGATGTCTCCACTGCCAGCCCTCGGCGGCAGGGTGGCGAGAGCCAGGCGGCGGTGTTCGTGCCCGCCCTGACCATCGTCTCGCATCCGCTCGCCTCGCGGGTGGGGGAGCGGTTCGTGCTCGACCTGCTCGCGCGCGGGCGCGAGGTGCCGGTGTCGCGCAACGCGCCGCTGTTCACCCAGGTGGGAGAGCTGGTGGGGCGGCCCCTGGCGGACCCCTTCGTGAGTCGCAAGCCCCTGCGCTTCCTTCCCCGCCCCGACGGCGGGGTGCGTCTGGAGGGCGACGCGGACGGCACGCGCGTGGTGGCCGGGGGCATGGCGGGGGTGAGCTGGGACTTCCGGCCGGACGTCCTGGCCGCCGGCGTGACGCTGGAGCTGGCCGGGCGGGTGGTGTTGCTGCTGCACCGCGTGGCGTTGGACGAGTCGCGCCTGGAGGACCCGCTCGGCATGGTGGGCCAGAGCTCCGCGCTCCACCGCGTGCGCGCGCGGGTGCGGCAGGTGGCGGACCTGGACGTCCCGGTGCTCATCCGAGGCGAGACGGGCACGGGCAAGGAGCTGGTGGCGCGCGCGCTCCACCTCCGGAGCTCGCGTCGGGACCGGCCCTTCGTCAGCGTGAACCTGGGGACGCTGGCGCGGGAGCTGGCCTCCGCGGAGCTGTTCGGCGCGCAGCGCGGCGCGTACACCGGCGCGTCCCGCAGCCGGGAGGGGTTCTTCCGCGCGGCGCGGGGCGGCACGCTCTTCCTGGACGAAGTCGGGGAGGCGTCCTCGGAGGTGCAGGTGGCGCTGCTGCGCGTGCTGGAGACGGGCGAGATGTTCCCGGTGGGCGCCCACGCGCCCATCGCCACGGACGTGCGGCTGGTGGCCGCCACGGACGCGCCCCTGGAGGACCTCATCGCGCAGGGGCGCTTCCGGGCGCCGTTGCTCCACCGGCTCTCCGGCTACACCCTCCACGTGCCCCCGCTGCGCGAGCGGCGCGAGGACATCCTGCCGCTGTTCCACCACTTCGCCCGGCGGGAGCTGGAGGCGGTGGGCGAGGCGGAGCGGTTGGAGCCCAGGGACCCCTACGCGGAGCCCTGGCTCCCCGCGCCGCTGGCGATACGGCTGGTGCGGCACGACTGGCCCGGCAACGTCCGCCAGCTGCGCAACGTCGCCCGGCAGCTCGTCATCAGCAGTCGGGGACTGCCCCGGCTCCAGGTGGACGCGGCGCTGGAGTCGGAGCTGGCGCCGCGGCGCGAGGAGGAGGCGATGGCGCCCTCGCTCCTGTCGCGGCGCCGTCCGTCGGAGGTGTCGGAGTCGGAGCTCCTGGCGGCGCTGCGCGAGTGCGCGTGGGACCTGAAGGCCACGGCGGAGCGGCTGGGCATCACCCGGGCCTCGCTCTACAACCTCGTCGACCGGAGCCCGGACGTGCGCACCGTGAAGGACCTGGGGGCCGACGAAATCACCCGCTGCTTCCATGCCTGCGGCGGCGACCTGGACGCCATGGTGCGACACCTGGAGGTGTCCCGGCGCGCGCTCCAGCGGCGGGTGCGGGAGCTGGGGCTGGAGGCCCACGAGTCATGA
- a CDS encoding protein kinase domain-containing protein: MREDDEAEWRAVLFEGLLSEAEVEVLREEAARQGRSPLELLRARGRLSERTLASLQLVARAAPQADLAGPSTAAPGASRAVAPSGADEAPAFPVPGWERYVPVRFLGQGGMGRVFLVYDPVLRRQVALKFVRDDAPDRARRFIAEAQAQARVDHERVCKVYEVGEVQGRAYIAMQYVDGQPLHLLAGQLSPEQKALVLAQAAEGVHAAHRAGLIHRDLKPSNIVVERTPDGQWKPYVMDFGLAKEPTEGVTATGDVLGTPHFMAPEQARGEAGRLDRRADVYALGATLYALLVGQPPVPGGNALEVLHRIPTHEPTPPRALAPDVPEDLEAIVLKCLEKDRAHRYDSARALAEDLQRFLDGAPVHARLAGTGYRLSRFARKHWRGLAVVAAAGVLVLLAGLQAVLARREADLREHLARRFSELAVSVEARARYTALARLHDTRDERRELESRLADIAREMREGGERALGPGNEALGRGWLAVGEPARARAHLEEAWAHGARTPRVACALALALGQLYLEKLRTQEHLPAAERKARRGELAAQYREPALSWLRRAEGADIPPAEYVSALLAFHEERYGDALARLDALGDRLPWFFEASLLRGDVLVARATSHWDAGQLDRAREDLDAARLAHARAAAIAESLPEAHLALAGVELLALRMGLYGQGDVTPHLERALEALGRGLTASPHHLPSLVRKAHLYRRLAEFRGRRGEDAAAALEAARAAADAALAVDPARSEARHALGLALWQAARDRQAHSQDPRDLLRRAIDAFEGVAPEERGYDYHSNLGLIFKVWADHEDSVGEDSLDNRGRAIDAYLTAIRIDEHLPDAWINLGSAYFKRATHPRTRDAEADLERARQALEKARTLNPGNLVSHFYEAQVHALRAARLRDGGGDARPALRQALASYQRALALNDAVPPLHGGLGLLRLEQAREAASREEEALPFLTLAHASLTRAVALAPKQGLPHSNLSEALAARADHHLARGEDAREDARAAMREARAALALEPALAAARANLGQAHRLLADIALTRGEDPRPELDAAAAALTEALSRNARSEEARRALARTHDTRAAWSARTGLDVEAAFERAARAHEDVLAVSSQPRDDRRALARLHLDWSLARARSGRDAGDVLTRGLALSREVLAVRPGDIEAQALHAALELTQGRASPREHPGQEARASAVLRALLTRHPRLSRTHAALLVASPSARESPR; this comes from the coding sequence ATGCGAGAGGACGACGAGGCGGAGTGGAGGGCGGTGCTCTTCGAGGGACTGCTCTCGGAGGCGGAGGTCGAGGTCCTGCGCGAGGAGGCGGCGAGGCAGGGCCGCTCTCCCCTGGAGCTGCTGCGGGCCCGGGGGCGGCTGTCCGAGCGGACGCTGGCCTCGCTCCAGCTCGTCGCGCGAGCCGCCCCCCAGGCCGACCTCGCGGGGCCGTCCACCGCCGCCCCGGGGGCCTCGCGGGCGGTGGCGCCGTCCGGCGCGGACGAGGCGCCGGCCTTCCCGGTGCCGGGGTGGGAGCGGTACGTGCCGGTGCGCTTCCTGGGACAGGGGGGCATGGGGCGCGTCTTCCTGGTGTACGACCCGGTGCTGCGAAGGCAGGTCGCGCTCAAGTTCGTCCGCGACGACGCGCCGGACCGGGCGCGGCGCTTCATCGCGGAGGCGCAGGCCCAGGCGCGGGTCGACCACGAGCGGGTGTGCAAGGTGTACGAGGTGGGCGAGGTCCAGGGGCGCGCCTATATCGCCATGCAGTACGTGGACGGCCAGCCGCTGCACCTGCTGGCCGGGCAGCTCTCCCCCGAGCAGAAGGCGCTGGTGCTGGCCCAGGCCGCGGAGGGGGTCCACGCCGCGCACCGCGCGGGCCTCATCCACCGCGACCTCAAGCCCTCCAACATCGTGGTGGAGCGCACCCCGGACGGGCAATGGAAGCCGTACGTCATGGACTTCGGGCTGGCGAAGGAGCCCACCGAGGGCGTCACCGCCACCGGCGACGTCCTCGGGACGCCGCACTTCATGGCGCCGGAGCAGGCCCGCGGCGAGGCGGGGCGGTTGGACCGGCGCGCGGACGTCTACGCGCTGGGCGCCACGCTCTACGCCCTGCTGGTGGGCCAGCCGCCGGTGCCGGGCGGCAACGCGCTGGAGGTCCTCCACCGCATCCCCACGCACGAGCCCACACCGCCGCGGGCGCTGGCGCCGGACGTGCCGGAGGACCTGGAGGCCATCGTCCTCAAGTGCCTCGAGAAGGACCGGGCCCACCGGTACGACTCCGCGCGGGCGCTCGCGGAGGACCTGCAACGCTTCCTCGATGGCGCGCCCGTCCACGCACGCCTGGCGGGCACCGGCTACCGGCTGTCGCGCTTCGCGCGCAAGCACTGGCGCGGGCTCGCGGTGGTGGCGGCGGCCGGGGTGCTGGTGCTGCTCGCCGGGCTCCAGGCCGTGCTCGCGCGCAGGGAGGCGGACCTGCGCGAGCACCTCGCGCGCCGCTTCTCCGAGCTGGCCGTGTCGGTGGAGGCCCGCGCCCGCTACACCGCGCTGGCGCGCCTGCACGACACGCGCGACGAGCGGCGCGAGCTGGAGTCGCGGCTGGCGGACATCGCGCGGGAGATGCGCGAGGGCGGCGAGCGCGCGCTCGGTCCCGGCAACGAGGCCCTGGGGCGGGGCTGGCTGGCGGTGGGCGAGCCGGCGCGCGCGCGCGCGCACCTGGAGGAGGCCTGGGCGCACGGCGCGCGCACGCCTCGCGTCGCGTGCGCGCTGGCCCTGGCGCTCGGGCAGCTCTACCTGGAGAAGCTGCGGACCCAGGAGCACCTGCCCGCCGCGGAGCGGAAGGCGCGCCGGGGAGAGCTGGCGGCGCAGTACCGCGAGCCCGCCCTGTCCTGGCTGAGGAGGGCGGAGGGCGCCGACATCCCCCCGGCCGAATATGTCTCCGCGCTGCTCGCCTTCCACGAGGAGCGGTACGGGGACGCGCTGGCGCGGCTCGACGCGCTCGGGGACCGGCTGCCGTGGTTCTTCGAGGCCTCCCTCCTGCGCGGCGACGTCCTGGTGGCGCGGGCCACCAGCCACTGGGACGCGGGCCAGCTCGACCGCGCGCGGGAGGACCTGGACGCCGCGCGGCTCGCCCATGCGCGCGCGGCGGCCATCGCGGAGAGCCTGCCCGAGGCGCACCTGGCCCTGGCGGGCGTCGAGCTGCTGGCCCTGCGCATGGGCCTCTACGGGCAGGGAGACGTGACACCCCACCTCGAGCGGGCCCTCGAGGCGCTCGGACGCGGACTCACCGCCTCCCCCCATCACCTCCCCTCGCTGGTGCGCAAGGCCCACCTCTACCGTCGGCTCGCGGAGTTCCGCGGACGGCGGGGCGAGGACGCGGCGGCGGCGCTGGAGGCGGCGCGCGCGGCGGCCGACGCGGCGCTCGCCGTGGACCCGGCGCGCAGCGAGGCCCGGCACGCCCTGGGGCTCGCCCTGTGGCAGGCCGCGCGGGACAGGCAGGCCCACAGCCAGGACCCGCGCGACCTGCTGCGCCGGGCCATCGACGCCTTCGAGGGCGTGGCCCCCGAGGAGCGGGGCTACGACTATCACTCCAACCTCGGCCTCATCTTCAAGGTGTGGGCCGACCACGAGGACTCCGTGGGCGAGGACTCGCTCGACAACCGGGGGCGCGCCATCGACGCCTACCTCACGGCCATCCGCATCGACGAGCACCTGCCGGACGCGTGGATCAACCTGGGCAGCGCGTACTTCAAGCGCGCCACCCATCCCCGCACGCGGGACGCGGAGGCGGACCTGGAGCGGGCACGACAGGCCCTGGAGAAGGCGCGCACGCTCAACCCCGGCAACCTGGTGAGCCACTTCTACGAGGCCCAGGTCCACGCGCTGCGCGCCGCCCGCCTGCGAGACGGTGGAGGCGATGCCCGCCCGGCGCTGCGACAGGCGCTCGCGTCGTATCAGCGCGCGCTGGCCCTCAACGACGCCGTGCCACCGCTCCACGGCGGCCTGGGACTCCTGCGGCTGGAGCAGGCGCGGGAGGCGGCGTCCCGCGAGGAGGAGGCGCTGCCCTTCCTGACGCTCGCGCACGCGTCGCTCACGCGCGCCGTGGCGCTCGCGCCGAAGCAGGGGCTCCCCCACAGCAACCTCTCCGAGGCCCTGGCCGCTCGCGCCGACCACCACCTGGCACGGGGCGAGGATGCTCGCGAGGACGCCCGCGCGGCGATGCGGGAGGCCCGCGCCGCGCTCGCGCTGGAGCCCGCCCTGGCCGCCGCCAGGGCCAACCTGGGGCAGGCGCACCGGCTGCTCGCCGACATCGCGCTCACCCGAGGCGAGGACCCGCGACCGGAACTCGACGCCGCGGCCGCCGCCCTGACGGAGGCCCTGTCGAGGAACGCCCGGAGCGAGGAGGCGCGCCGCGCGCTCGCGCGGACCCATGACACGCGCGCCGCGTGGAGCGCGCGAACGGGGCTCGACGTCGAGGCCGCCTTCGAACGAGCGGCCCGGGCCCACGAGGACGTGCTCGCGGTGAGCTCCCAGCCGCGGGACGACCGGCGCGCGCTCGCGCGCCTCCACCTCGACTGGAGCCTCGCGCGGGCGAGGAGCGGGCGCGACGCGGGCGACGTGCTGACGCGGGGCCTCGCCCTGTCACGCGAGGTCCTCGCCGTCCGCCCCGGGGACATCGAGGCCCAGGCCCTCCACGCCGCGCTGGAGCTCACCCAGGGCCGCGCGTCCCCTCGGGAACATCCCGGACAGGAGGCCCGCGCCAGCGCGGTGCTGCGAGCGCTGCTGACGCGGCACCCGAGGCTGTCTCGCACGCACGCGGCCCTGCTCGTCGCCTCGCCCTCCGCGCGGGAGTCTCCCCGGTGA
- the rsgA gene encoding ribosome small subunit-dependent GTPase A — MSLENLGWGPDQAQSFSVVVSQSSLPLVPGRVVRQERGLLTVQIAERTLRARTAGRLLHLAAGIESLPTVGDWVALVMPPGGAGDGLLQAVLPRRGVLQRREAGSERDGQLIAANLDVVFVVTGLDGNFNPRRIERALAMAWGSGASPVVLLSKADLLLVDAQDVVDEVSALAPGVPVLAMSAWTGEGLDAVRALIPPRHTAALLGSSGVGKSTLVNQLLGETRLATQAVSALDDRGRHTTTHRQLFVLPHGGLLIDGPGMRELGLWGEDEDEGVDQTFADVLALAAECRFNDCQHQREPGCAVRAAVASGTLPEARLSSFEKLRREQAFQARRTNTAGQREQRRFEKSRSVLGWEITRAKRRKD, encoded by the coding sequence TTGTCTCTCGAAAACCTCGGTTGGGGGCCCGACCAGGCCCAGTCCTTCTCCGTCGTCGTCTCGCAGTCCTCCCTTCCCCTCGTCCCCGGCCGCGTGGTGCGCCAGGAGCGGGGGCTGCTCACCGTCCAGATCGCCGAACGCACCCTGCGGGCGCGCACCGCGGGGCGGCTCCTCCACCTGGCCGCCGGAATCGAGTCGCTGCCCACCGTGGGCGACTGGGTGGCGCTCGTCATGCCTCCCGGAGGCGCGGGGGATGGCCTGCTCCAGGCCGTCCTGCCCCGCCGGGGCGTGCTCCAACGCCGGGAGGCCGGCAGCGAGCGTGACGGCCAGCTCATCGCCGCCAACCTCGACGTGGTGTTCGTGGTGACGGGGCTGGATGGCAACTTCAACCCGCGCCGCATCGAACGGGCGCTCGCCATGGCCTGGGGGAGTGGCGCGTCCCCCGTCGTCCTGCTCAGCAAGGCGGACCTCCTCCTGGTGGACGCCCAGGACGTCGTCGACGAGGTCTCCGCGCTGGCCCCCGGCGTCCCCGTGCTGGCGATGAGCGCGTGGACGGGCGAGGGACTCGACGCGGTCCGCGCCCTCATCCCCCCGCGGCACACGGCCGCGCTGCTCGGCTCGTCCGGGGTGGGCAAGTCCACCCTCGTCAACCAGTTGCTGGGTGAGACGCGCCTGGCCACCCAGGCCGTCAGCGCGCTGGACGACAGGGGGCGCCACACCACCACCCACCGGCAGCTCTTCGTCCTTCCTCATGGCGGGCTGCTCATCGACGGCCCGGGCATGCGGGAGCTGGGGCTGTGGGGCGAGGACGAGGACGAGGGCGTCGACCAGACCTTCGCGGACGTCCTCGCGCTCGCCGCGGAGTGTCGCTTCAACGACTGCCAGCACCAGCGCGAGCCCGGGTGCGCCGTGCGCGCCGCCGTCGCCTCGGGAACACTCCCCGAGGCGCGCCTCTCGAGCTTCGAGAAGCTACGACGGGAGCAGGCCTTCCAGGCCCGCCGCACCAACACGGCGGGGCAGCGCGAGCAGCGCCGCTTCGAGAAAAGCCGCTCCGTCCTGGGCTGGGAAATCACCCGCGCCAAGCGACGGAAGGACTGA
- a CDS encoding PAS domain-containing protein: protein MARSVDNRQQGPGGPRDDEDIFQSVLSSMGEGVVVADAQGRLVFFNPRAEALLGQGSSAVGVADWPARYGLFLPDQVTPFPAWELPLARALRGESVDQVEVFMRNPTSPAGTWLLVNARPVRDASGAPRGALAVFNDITAFKRAGDAVLDREAQYRSLYNNTPVMMHSIDPEGRLVSVSDTWLQTLGYSREEVIGRNSVDFLTPGSARFAREVVLPEFFRTGQSGTSRTRW from the coding sequence ATGGCGCGTTCTGTCGACAACAGGCAGCAGGGCCCCGGCGGCCCGCGGGACGACGAGGACATCTTCCAGTCCGTGCTGTCCAGCATGGGCGAGGGCGTGGTGGTGGCGGACGCCCAGGGGCGCCTGGTGTTCTTCAACCCGCGAGCGGAGGCGCTGCTGGGCCAGGGCTCGTCCGCCGTGGGGGTCGCCGACTGGCCGGCGCGGTATGGCTTGTTCCTGCCGGACCAGGTGACGCCCTTTCCCGCGTGGGAGCTGCCCCTGGCGCGCGCCCTGCGCGGCGAGTCCGTGGACCAGGTGGAGGTGTTCATGCGCAACCCGACCAGTCCCGCGGGGACCTGGTTGCTCGTCAACGCCCGGCCCGTGCGGGACGCCTCGGGGGCGCCGCGCGGCGCGCTCGCCGTCTTCAACGACATCACCGCGTTCAAGCGGGCCGGGGACGCGGTGCTCGACCGCGAGGCACAGTACCGTTCGCTCTACAACAATACGCCGGTGATGATGCACTCCATCGACCCCGAGGGGCGGCTGGTGAGCGTCAGCGACACCTGGCTCCAGACGTTGGGGTACTCGCGCGAGGAGGTCATCGGGCGCAACTCGGTCGACTTCCTCACGCCCGGGTCGGCGCGCTTCGCGCGGGAGGTGGTGCTGCCCGAGTTCTTCCGCACGGGCCAGAGCGGGACGTCCCGTACCAGATGGTGA
- a CDS encoding ATP-binding protein has translation MVKRDGGRIDVLLSAIAERDSEGRLVRSLAVLIDVTERKRAERALLESEKRLRAILDNASSIFFLLDTQGRYIFVNRQWERLFGRSREEVMGKSVHELFPREAADAFVALNQEVLARREPMTREERVPCGDGLQTHITQKFPLMDASGQPYAICGISTDISERKRMEETQRFLAEAGRVLGTSLDTETTLQRVAELTVSRLGDVCVVFVGEEGAPLRAVAVAASEPGLAEEVRALLAAHPPLMDVPGGPARTLASGRPEVGPLPGALLDGEGLDSERWARVRRLARQPSLSVPLRARGRGVGVLTLLSMRPGQVYSEDDLSLAEELGLRAAYAIDNAQLYGKSREAIRARDEFLSIASHELKTPLTSMKLRMQQMGSLLSRHGPDAALAGKLTAMLHVCESQLTRLSRLVEHLLDVSRIHERQLGLHLEDMDLVKAARDVVSHLKEQLEKAGCAFELEAPRSLPGRWDRLRLEQVMFNLLSNAVKYGAGQPVWMRLAHHDGRVWLSVEDRGMGIPRESHERIFERFERAASANYGGLGLGLFITRRIAEAHGGRVWVESEPGRGARFVVELPQWTHGSGPSTSRSTSASTPEAVTAAPAP, from the coding sequence ATGGTGAAGCGGGACGGCGGGCGCATCGACGTGCTGCTGTCGGCCATCGCGGAGCGGGACTCGGAGGGACGGCTGGTGCGCTCGCTCGCCGTCCTCATCGACGTGACGGAGCGCAAGCGCGCGGAGCGGGCGCTCCTGGAGAGCGAGAAGCGCCTGCGCGCCATCCTGGACAACGCGTCCTCCATCTTCTTCCTGCTCGACACCCAGGGGCGCTACATCTTCGTCAACCGTCAGTGGGAGCGGCTGTTCGGCCGCTCGCGCGAGGAGGTCATGGGGAAGTCGGTCCACGAACTCTTCCCCCGCGAAGCCGCGGACGCCTTCGTCGCGCTCAACCAGGAGGTCCTCGCGCGCCGGGAGCCCATGACGCGGGAGGAGCGCGTGCCCTGCGGCGATGGCCTGCAGACGCACATCACCCAGAAGTTCCCGCTGATGGATGCGTCAGGCCAGCCCTACGCCATCTGCGGCATCTCCACGGACATCTCCGAGCGCAAGCGCATGGAGGAGACGCAGCGCTTCCTCGCGGAGGCCGGGCGCGTGCTGGGGACGTCGCTCGACACGGAGACGACGCTCCAGCGCGTCGCGGAGCTGACGGTCTCCCGGCTGGGGGACGTGTGCGTGGTGTTCGTGGGCGAGGAGGGCGCGCCGCTGCGCGCGGTGGCCGTCGCCGCCAGCGAGCCCGGCCTCGCGGAGGAGGTGCGCGCGCTGTTGGCCGCCCATCCTCCGCTGATGGACGTGCCGGGCGGGCCCGCGCGGACGCTGGCCTCCGGGCGCCCGGAGGTGGGGCCGCTGCCGGGGGCGCTGCTCGACGGGGAAGGGCTGGACTCCGAGCGGTGGGCGCGGGTGCGGCGGCTCGCGCGCCAGCCGTCGCTGAGCGTGCCCCTGCGCGCGAGGGGGAGGGGCGTGGGCGTGCTGACGCTGTTGTCGATGCGCCCGGGCCAGGTCTACTCGGAGGACGACCTGTCGCTCGCGGAGGAGCTGGGCCTGCGCGCGGCCTACGCCATCGACAACGCGCAGCTCTACGGCAAGTCGCGCGAGGCCATCCGCGCGCGCGACGAGTTCCTGTCCATCGCCTCGCACGAGCTGAAGACGCCGCTGACGTCGATGAAGCTGCGCATGCAGCAGATGGGCTCGCTCCTGTCGCGCCACGGCCCGGACGCGGCGCTGGCGGGAAAGCTCACCGCGATGCTGCACGTCTGCGAGAGCCAGCTGACCCGGCTGTCGCGGCTGGTGGAGCACCTGCTCGACGTGTCCCGCATCCACGAGCGCCAGCTGGGGCTGCACCTGGAGGACATGGACCTGGTGAAGGCGGCGCGGGACGTGGTGTCGCACCTGAAGGAACAGCTGGAGAAGGCGGGCTGCGCGTTCGAGCTGGAGGCGCCGCGCTCGCTGCCCGGACGGTGGGACCGGCTGCGGCTGGAGCAGGTGATGTTCAACCTGCTGTCCAACGCGGTGAAGTACGGCGCGGGGCAGCCGGTGTGGATGCGGCTGGCCCACCACGACGGGCGCGTGTGGCTGAGCGTGGAGGACCGTGGGATGGGCATCCCCCGCGAGTCACACGAGCGCATCTTCGAGCGCTTCGAGCGCGCCGCCTCCGCCAACTACGGTGGCCTGGGGCTGGGCCTCTTCATCACCCGGCGGATCGCCGAGGCCCACGGCGGCCGGGTGTGGGTGGAGAGCGAGCCGGGGCGGGGCGCCCGCTTCGTCGTCGAGCTGCCCCAGTGGACTCACGGCAGCGGCCCCTCGACCAGCCGCAGCACGTCCGCCAGCACGCCGGAGGCCGTCACCGCCGCGCCCGCGCCGTAG